The stretch of DNA CCGAGGCCCGCGACCGTTCGCTGGCGTCGTTCGTGGAGTACGAGGAAGGCATCGAGACGCGCAAGCGCGAACGGCAGCAGGCCGGCCACGGGCTGGCCGTGGGCGACATCGTTTATTCCGTGTGGGGCTACGAACAGACGAACGTCACGTTCTACGAAGTGGTGCGCGTGCCGTCCGGCCGCTCGGCGACGGTGCGCGAGCTGGAAGCCGACCGGATCGAGAGCGCGCCGGGCAGCATGACCGGCAAGAGCACACCGAAGCCCGGCCAGTACGTCCAGGGCGCGAAGGAAAAGACCCGCCGCGCGACCGGCTGGCACACCCTGGGCGAGCTGTCGAAGTGGGACGGCACGCCGCGCCCCGTGACGTGGTACGCCTGACCGCGACATGGTGACGGCCGCAGCTCCTGGCCAGCTCGGCCGCGTCACCAAGACAGGGCAAAAAAATTTTGCCCTTTCGTCCCACGTTTCCACCTTTTTATTTGCCAATATGGTATAGTTTGGACATCGAGAACGGTTAAACGTGATCGCCAAATCAGCCGATAAGGAGCTACCCATGCGAACCATCGACATGACCCCGACTGGGGCGAGTGGGCAACATTTACGCCGTTCGCCGAGTCGGGCGAGGCCAAGGCCGTGCGCGAGCTACGCGCGACTTCGCAAGGCGATGGCCGCAGCGCAGGCGCTGCAAGCCATCACTGGCACGCTGTCCGACGAGCAGGCCGGCATCGTCGCCAAGACGATGACCGCCGAGCTGACGAAGCAGGGCTTCTAAGGTGGCGACCATGAGCAAGCACAACGGCCGCCCTTCCTTGTCCTGGCCGACCGCGACCTGGGCCGCGAAGCCTGGGCGCAGTACGACGCCGAGGCCGAGATTTTCACCCTCGCCGCGTCCGAGGACATGGACGACCCCATCGGCGAAGCCGAGAGCGTGAGCGAGTGCCAGCGCGTGGCATCCGGCTGGTTTGACGAGCTGCGGGCCGAATGATGCGGGCCGCGTCCACCACGACCAGGAAGCCGGCCGGCTTGTGGCGCTACTCGCTGCGCTGGAGCCTGCCGCACAAGCCCTGCCCTGGCCCGCTGGAACTGGCGGCGGTCGAGGTTCCGGCCGGCGACCAGTGCCCGCCCGTGGTGGCCGATCTTTGGAAGCCCGGCACCGGCTATGCCGTGTGCGTTGACTTCCCGCAGCCGGCCGAAATCCGCCGCTGGAGCGACGAGCGCAAGGCGCAGGCACGCCGCCGCAATCTCGCGCGCCGCGTCGAGAAGGCCGCGCCCTTGTTCGCCGACGAGCTGATCGCCCGCGAGCTGGAGGCGCGGCCCGACTACTTCGCGGGCAAGAACCCGCATCGAGGCTTGGCGACAGACACGCCGCCAGGCCTCGATGCTTCCGTCACCAACGAAAGGGCAACGCAATGAAGGAATGGAACGTGTACGCGGACGGCCGCTATCTCGGCACCGTCCATGAAACGACCGAGGAAGCCGCCCGCGCGGCGGCCTTCTCGAAGTTCGACATCCCCGAGGACGCGGACGTGTCCGTGTCCCGTCGCTAACCACCAGGAGGAACACCGATGGACACCTATCAGCAAATCCACGACTTCACGCCGGCAGGCGCTGGCAAGTTCGCCGACTTCATCGCCGAGCACGCCAAGCCGGAGCTGGACGCCGGCATGCACAAGCTGGAATGCCTGGGCGTGATCGAGGACAACTTGAACAGCCCGAGCGCCGGCCCGCTGGCCTGGGAGCTGGCAGCGGCGAGCGCGGCCGATGGCCGCGCGCACACCTTCGCCGCCGAGCTGGACGACCTCATCATCGAGCACGTCACCCCGGACGAGTGAGGGCCACGCGATGAACATGCACAGCATGACCCTTGAACAGCTCCGCGCCACGCACGAGACGGGCGGCCTTGCCGCCGTCACGCTCGAAGCGCACGGGAAAGGCTTCTACCTCGTGGCCGATTCCCGCTCGGGCGGGCGCGTGGTGCTGGTGCGCTACTCCGACCGCAAGCCGCGCCTGTTCGTTGAGCCGGGCACGGCCTTGAAGCTGCTGCGCGAAATCGGCTTCGGCACGGCCAAGGTGAACATGGCCGGCTGGCAACCCGACCAACAACAGGCCGACGTGTAGCGGCCGAGGGGGTACAGATGAAAACGCTTCGCCTCGCCATCCTGCCGCTGCTGCTGGCCGCCCTGGGCGGCTGCGCGAGCGGCCCCTACTACTACGGCGGCACGAGCTACCGCATGCACAACATCGGCGGCCTGCCGGTGTCCGGCTCGCTTGGTGTTCACGTCACGCCGGGCGGCCTGATGGTGTCGCCGAACATCGTCGTAAGCCCTACCTTCGTGGACTGGAAGAAATGAACCTCAAAACCTCGGAACAGCTCGCGGTCGGCCTAGCCAATTCGTACATGGGAGGCACCGAGCAATGAAGACCTTCGCACGCTGGCTGCGCCGCAACATGCTGGTGCCCCTGCTGCTTGTCCTGGGGGCCGGCGCAGCCGCCACGATCTACCAGTCGATGGAAATCGACGCCCTGGGCTATCGCCAGTTGCAGAACGCCTACAAGACCGGCTCCAGCGCCTTCCAGGCGCGTGTCGCCGAGGCGATGCAGAACGGCACCGTGAGCCGTTGGGAACGCACCGCCCTGCTGCGGCAGTATTGGAGCGAGAGCCACGCCCTTGCGGTTGAGCTTGAAGTCGGAGAAATCGCCGCCGAGCGGCAGGCGCTGGCCGCACTGGTCGGCGGACAGGAGGGGCATTCATGAGCAGAAAACCGACAACGACAGGGCGAACACGCGCCGCGCCGCCGTTCAATGAAACGGACTACCGCGATGCGCTCATGCGCGCAGGCATGAGCGAAGAAGACGCGGCCAGCCTCGCCCGACGCACGGCCGAGGCCCGCAAGGCATCGGCCGACGCTGCCGCGCCGGCCTCGGAACTCCTGGGCCTACCGTCCCCGGCCGACGAAGCGGCCTTCGAGTCCAGCGCGGCGGCCGGCACGCCGGCCAGCAACGCACCCGCGAAGAAGCTCGCGCGCACAGCGAAGGAGAAGCCGATTCGCGCCGTCTTCGACTACCGCAACGGCAAGATTCCCGAGCGCGTGCGCGACCTGATCGAAGCCCACCTTGCCATCGAGCGCGAGGACGCCAAGAGCGCCGGCACGCTAGGCTTCATGACTCGCGCGCTCGCCATCGCTACGCTGCCGCACAGGCGGCAGGACGAATACCGCTTCGTTCGCAAGAACGGCGACTTCGTGCTCACGATGATGACGGCCCACCCCGAAGGGCTTCCCTTCGGGACGGTGCCGCGCATGCTGCTGACCTGGGTTTGCACGGAAGCCGTGCAAACCGGCGAGCGCGTCTTGCACCTGGGCAATTCGCTGGCCGAGTATCTGGACGAGCTGGGCATGCACAGCTCGGGCGGCAAGCGCGGAGACATCACGCGCCTGAAACACGC from Variovorax sp. PBL-H6 encodes:
- a CDS encoding theronine dehydrogenase; this encodes MRAASTTTRKPAGLWRYSLRWSLPHKPCPGPLELAAVEVPAGDQCPPVVADLWKPGTGYAVCVDFPQPAEIRRWSDERKAQARRRNLARRVEKAAPLFADELIARELEARPDYFAGKNPHRGLATDTPPGLDASVTNERATQ
- a CDS encoding replication protein RepA, whose translation is MSRKPTTTGRTRAAPPFNETDYRDALMRAGMSEEDAASLARRTAEARKASADAAAPASELLGLPSPADEAAFESSAAAGTPASNAPAKKLARTAKEKPIRAVFDYRNGKIPERVRDLIEAHLAIEREDAKSAGTLGFMTRALAIATLPHRRQDEYRFVRKNGDFVLTMMTAHPEGLPFGTVPRMLLTWVCTEAVQTGERVLHLGNSLAEYLDELGMHSSGGKRGDITRLKHAMTTLFSAVISCHYEGADSWALSNVLLADRVEWWQPQNPEQAGQWQSNLQLSEPFFKECIEHPLPVDVRAMRSLGKSPLALDIYVWLSHRMSYLSRRTTIPWVSLAGQFGAGYAMDEQGLRDFKRAFLRELKHVMVVYPEAKVADSPNGLVLYPSPPHVPFSSAPKQRRLPL